The DNA sequence tttcgcttcttcagaaacgctttccttatcattgccactatacattttatatcctctctacttcgaccatcatcagttattttgctcccaaaatagcaaaactcctttactactttaagcgtctcatttcctaatctaattccctcagcatcacccgacttaattcgactacattccattatcctcgttttgcttttgttgatgttcatctaataccctcctttcaagacactgtccattccgttcaactgctctcccaagtccttgcCCTCTGCTGTCTCTACAAAGGTCATACAGCGACAGAAAGAAATGCTGACTTCAGGCTTACCGATTCCAAGCCAGCCAGGTAAAGTACAGAGTGTGTGTGGGTGTTGCAGGATCCCAGATGTCGTTGGTGCGCGTGGTGGTGATAGCGCTGGTGGTGCTGGCGGCGACGGCCCCGCTGAGCGAGCCGCTGCCCGCGGGCGCCGATGCAGGCCAGCAGCGACCCGAGCGCCCGCCCATGTTCACCTCGCCCGAGGAGCTGCGCAACTACCTCACCCAGCTGAGCGACTTCTACGCCTCTCTCGGCAGGCCCAGGTGCGTGCCACAGACGTACTCAGTTTCACAGGAGCCTAAGACTGGAACTAATGGGTGGAAATAAACGTTTAGTTCTTTACTAGTTAAACAACTTATACTTTATAGCACCAGTCGTTCCAAGCGACAGCTTCCAGTCTCAGTTCACCAGTTGCgacataatacactgctggccattaaaattcctacaccccgaagaaatgtagatgataaacgggtattcattggacaaatatattatactagaactgacatgtgattacattttcacgtcattgatcctgagaaatcagtacccagaacaaccacctttggccgtaataacggccttgatacggctggacattgagtcaagcagagcttggatggcgtgtacaggtacagctggaaataccacagttcatgaacagtagtgactggcgtagtgtgacgaaccagttcctcggccactattgaccagacgttttcagttggtgagggatctggagaatgtgctggccagggcagcagtcgaacattttctgtatccagaaatgcccgtacaggacctgcaacatgcggtcgtacataatcctgctgaaatgtaggatttcgcagggatcgaatgaagggtagagccacgggtcgtaaaacatctgaaatgtaacgtccactgttcaaagtcccgtcaatgcgaacaagatgtgaccgagacgtgtaaccaatggcaccccatatcaacacgccgggtgatacgccagtatggcgatgacgaatacacgcttccaatgtacgttcactgcgatgacgcctaacacggatgcgaccatcatgatgatgtaaacagaacctggattcatccgaaaaaatgacgttttgccattcgtgcacccaggttcgtcgttgagtacaccatagcaggcgctcctgtctgtgatgcagcgtcgagggtaaccacagccatggtctccgagctgatagtccgtgctgctgaaaacgtcgtcgaactgttcgtgcagatggttgttgtcttgcaagcgtccccatctgttgacccagggatcgagacgtggctgcacgatccgttacagccatgcggatgtctgtcatctcgactgctagtgatacgaggccgtttggatccagcacggcgttccgtattacccttctgaacccaccgattccatattctgctaacagtcattggatctcgaccaacgcgagcagcaatgtcgcgatacgataaaccgcaatcgcgataggctacaatccgacctttatcaaagtcggaaacgtgatggtacgaatttctcctccttacacgaggcattacaagaacgtttcaccaggcaacgccgaccaACAGctgtttgtatgagaaatcggtgggaaactttcctcatgtcagcacgttgtaggtgtcgccaacggcaccaaccttgtgcgaatgctctgaaaagctaaccatttgcatatcacagtatcttcttcctgtcggttaactttcgcgtctgtagcacttcatcttcatggtgtagcaattttaatggctagtagtgtatgtgaATAGTAATGAGCCTTCAGTTAATAGTCATTCGCCACACTGCTCGGTCTTGTTGAATACTATAGAGTTACAATCGCCTCTCCACCAATCCCCCTACGCCTCATCCACTAGCCAATGGCGTCCCTTGCATGCGGTGGTCAACACACCACTTTCCCAGCCGTTTTAGGGTTAATAGACCAGGTGCTGCTTCTAATCACAACAGGACCCCGCCTTCTCGCCATAATTAATTTCGTCCATGGCATATacggggcttggccagaaatggaaGTTACAGAGATGGGAACTTCAGGCTGCCAAGCGTTTAGAAATTATAACATATTTCACGCGGAGCGGGGTGATCCATTTGCATTCGCGTGTTCTCAAGGCTGCTGTCGGCccagcggtccgcagctcgtggtctcgtggctaGCATTGCTGGCTCTGGATGACGgggtcctaggttcgattcccgaccgggtttgggattttctctgcccgggaactgtgtgtttgtgtttcctcatcattgccggcacggtaactcagcgtgttcggtcagagggttagctgccctctgtaataaaaaaactgagttaatggataaacgacgaactgaaacgggtgtcttgcgacgtgcgcccctagcagatacaacgaacaaaaacgaacaaaatgagaataaaaaaCAGCGGAAACACTACAGAGCCATAGTTCTAAGGTCGTGGGTTCGAGTCCATCTGCGacaacttttttttcaaattttactttactcACACAGCAAATGAATCGAAATAATGTTCGATGTattgtatttgttaatattttcatgAAAGGCACGTAAAGGAAGGGTAAAGGAAAATTAGAGAATCCAAATAAATTTCCGGGAAGGGATTGTAAGGCGTGCACGAGGACTTCGTTTATAAAGTTAGGTACTTTTGTTGTTTTAAagttcacagttctcagttgttGGGATGATATTCAGTCTAAAACTGggaaagcagtaattttctcggcacCTTACACACGTTGTTAATTCCGCAGTTTTGCGGTTACGTAATTGTCttaaaatttccacacaaaaatatatacgGTTCAAAGACATGAAAGGTTCCCTGTCATCACATATTTTGGCAGCAAACTGCGCGTGACGCATCACTTCATCAAATATGAGCGAGGATAGCTGCTGATGTACAATGGaacgtattttgatgcagtctGCTAGGGATGTGGTCTTTTCTTGTTCTCTCTCGATGAGATAATGGCagttttgtagctttttcgttaAATTCTTTAGCTGACGATAAAAACAGGCGTCGCAGGGTTGCACTTTGAGAGTACACTTGGAGTGAATCTCTTTAATGCTGCACGATGGTTGTCTTTCTTTGTCTTGAAAAATCTCATCGCataattgtggatttgtttgtcctcaCCAAAagtcagttaacagaagaaatttgtccTCCTGCTCATAGGATTtcatgtctgcccccggtagctgagtagtcagcgcgacagaatgtcaatcctaagggcccgggttccattcacggctgggtgggagattttctcccctcagggactgggttttgtgttgtcctaatcatcatcatttcatcctcatcgacgcgcaagtcgccgaagtggcgtcaaatcgaaagacttgcacctggcgaaaggTCTCcctggcgggaggccctagtcacacgacaaaaaataaataagtaaataaaataaaaacaaaagtaaaataaataaaaaaactagtgCCCATGGCCTCTAGATTATCACTCTGTAGGATTTCCGCCGGGCCATTCGCTGGCTGGAGACTACGTGAGTATAAATGGCTCATGCCGACCCGCGCCAAAAAGCCATTTTTTAAAGAGTTTTTCAGTCTGGAGCTCCcagttctgtcactttcatttttggCCAAGCCCTAGATataccataaatctggacgaaatggtGTAATGCGCAGGCGCGGTACCCTTGTCAGTCATGAGGCTTCTCAGGTGACGTCACGAAGCTGAGCGTCCTCCACATGGCAGCTGTCTACACTGCCCACTTTATCGATGACATTTTTTCGAAGCATGACCAGTCTCCTGACTGAActcgctgagctaccttgccggcattCGTTCGGCTACGGTGGCAGAAGACCCATTCATTTATCAGCACCCACATTTACATGTCTACGCTGCAGAATGTTTCAAACTATTTAACTACCGATCCACTCTCGCGTAGCATATGAGAACAAATAAAGACTTTTACTGATTCTTCCGTCGGCTCTTAGTAGAACAACATCATTATAAAAGAAGAGCACAACACTGCGTATGTATtacagttttaatttattttgttaatttgttttcattttacaaGGTTATCATTAGACTTTAACAGATTATCGTCGTCAAACTTCATACAATATTCGAGAAAGATATTGTAATACATGTTAAATATCGAGAGTGGAGTACGAGCACAGAGTAAATGTCACCTCCGACAGTTCAGTGGTAATTCAGTTAAAATGTGTGAGTCAAACACTACATAAACATGAAGGGAACATTAAACACCAAAAAGCAATAtctataaaaaaaattttacattaacattcataataaaataaaattagtggtggtggtggtggtggttagtgtttaacgtcccgtcgacaacgaggtcattagagacggagcgcaagctcgggttagagaaggattgggaaggaaatcggccgtgccctttcaaaggaaccatcccggcatttgcctgaaacgatttagggaaatcacggaaaacctaaatcaggatggccggagacgggattgaaccgtcgtcctcccgaatgcgagtccagtgtgctaaccactgcgccacctcgctcggtaataaaaTTAGTATGTCATAACCATACTGAAGACTATCTTCCAGGGTTATTACATATGGATCGCGATACAGAAACACATTAAAAGTTAAAATTGACATTTGCAACAACAGACTCTCTATCACAGATTTTCTTACCCTCTGACAGCAGGTGGAAAACATATGTCGTTCTCTCTGTCGGTTcattatggccaggggacatcgggcagtacgtacttttcaattcaataaactttaccaactgccgtatactttaggttattttattttacttcgaacgcaaccagtttcggcaattcattttgccatattcaggccccatacgctttttccGAATCAGcgagcttatcgtatagcgccataaaactggatatcgtgaatcccaatcgttgtgCAACTGATTCATACGAAAGCGTGCTACCAACTCACGGCTTTCAGCTCACAGCCGATAGGCGGCGGCACCAGCGTCACTTAACAGCGCAGGCGCGGCCTGGCCTTAGCCGTTTCCACGATAATCCCAGCATCGCCAGTCGGCGTGCATACGGAAAATAGAAGCCTACCGACTACAGGCCAATCACACCTTGCCATGCCGTCACGAGCTCACCGGCAGCCTGTGTGCTCCTGCGAGCCCGCACTAGTTAAAAGCGCACACCCGTCCATGGATCGCAGTGCGAAGTTGGACTGCAGCCTCTCGAAATGTTCAGACCCACCGCTCGTTACTACGGACCTATCTATGGAGACTCCCATGCTACAGTGTTGTACGATTGTGATAGGGACTCAGTGTACAATTCTGCCTGACAGTGTCTGTATTGAGACGTGTGAATTTCCATTGAGAGATTAAATTTGTTTTTCCATTCACACCCCCAGTCTTTGTTTTCCGCACTTCCCGGATAcaacaaataccgggtgatcaaaaagtcagtataaatttgaaaacttaataaaccacggaataatgtagatagagaggtaaaaattgacacacacgcttggaatgacatggggttttattagaacaaaaaaaaaagtattgccagacgcgtgaaagatcggtgatgatcgtgtgctcagccgccactttcgtcatgcttgacctcccaggtccccagacctcagtccgtccgattattggctttggggttacctgaagtcgcaagtgtatcgtgatcgaccgacatctctagggatgctgaaagacaacacccgacgccaatgcctcaccataactccggacatgctttacagtgctgttcacaacattattcctcgactacagctattgctgaggaatgatggtggacgcattgagcatttcctctgaagaacatcatctttgctttgtcttactttgttacgctaattattgctattctgatcagatgaagagccatctgtcggacattttttgaacttttgtattgttttggttttaataaaaccccaagtcattccaagcatgtgtgtcaatttgtacctctctacctacattattccgtgatttattcagttttcaaatttttactgacttctTGACCACCCGGTACTTCCAGAAATTGTTTGGGAATCGTATAATCGTACAATACCCTTTATTTATGTGCAATACATCACATTCGTAACTTATAAATCCTCGAACCTGCAGACGTGCAAACTGAACGCTACATAGCGTCTCCAGGCTACGTTGCCTTCAGAACGGAGAGTACTATGAGAGACGGAGTGAAGTGACTAAGCGTATTGTGTCTGGCAGCAGGTTCGGCAAGCGcgggtcggcggcggcggcggccttccGAGCGGCCAGCCGGCTGCCGCTTCCTCCGCCGGACGCCTACGAGCAGCTGTTCCAGTACGACGAGTGAGCAGCCCGCACACCACCAGTAGACGCAGTCTCCGCCTCACTTCTCACGTTTTACCTGCCAGTTCGTCCCATAATTGTCACCGTAATCTTTTGTTTGTGTACGCATTTATTCGTAATTGATCTGTGCGAATCACATTGTTCTTACATATCTCAAGAAAATGCACATTAAACGTACATTTTAAGTTCACGTCTTTATACCTCTTATTATTTTCCACAACTCGGAAAGCACAATGTTGCTCTTTTGACTCCCCAGACATCACCTACACTAGTTCGTAGATGTATCCACGAGAGACGAAAAGTACAGTACCTCATAAGAGCATTCATTTACATTTCAATACACTCAAACATACTACAAGGCAATTTATAAATAAATTGTTTCCGCAGAATTTAATGTGAAGCATTTTTTTCATTGGAGCTGTATGATACGACTGCCGATACAGAATGGTATAAATCTGTCAATGCAACTAACATTTACAAAATCGACAATTATCAATGCAGTTTTCGGGTGTCCCTTTTGACTGCAAATCTAGCAGGTAAGAGCAGCAAGACGACCAGCCgactgtttttttattacagactgtGCCCTGGATTTGGCAAGAAAGGACAGACTGCATGGTTGCATCCCAGAAAAGCCAACGTTCAATTTTCTCTCTGTATCTGTGTTCCTTCATTCAGTTGTTGGTTGTGGCGAAATTCAGTTTAACAAATTACACacaacaaaaacagttttgcatcaccccggttgccaaaactcctgaagatagacttgagTGTGGGTATTGtggggtcaccgccagacaccacacttgctaggtggtagcctttaaaacggccgctgtccgttagtatacgtcggacccgcgtgtcgccactatcagtgattgcagaccgagcgccgccacacggcaggtctagagggacttcctagcacacgccccagttgtacaaccgactttgctagcgatggttcactgacaaaatacgctctcatttgccgagacgatagttaacatagccttcagctacgtcatttgctacgtcctagcaaagcgccattaccagttactattgatactgtgaatcatataacgtcaagagcgacgttcaccattaatggattaaagttaagtatgccaccagctacgtccgtttttttctaaattctaatttccttgtcctattccagacctcacgccagcctgcgtgagctaaaacgcgtgcctttcggcttcctttagtaacacggtgttggctctcctgccaaccacaacaggtattgcatcacagacacagtccttttgactgtcggagatgtcactaaacccgcccaaagatgtaaacaaccgtgcataagcagcacctattagacggagggggtccgacagccaatcagttccagtcattccgccaggaaggagatacacggcttgtgttgtctacagttcaaccatacctagacggtcaatactgcggttcgatcgcgtccgcgttgttactttgtgcttgggagggctctcaacaagggaagtgacagggcgtcttggagtgaaccaaagcgatgttgttcggacatggaggagatacagagaaacaggaactgtcgatgacaagcctcacTCAGGCCCGACAGCCGTgggtgatggtctggggcgccatttcttttcacagcagaaccCCTTTGCTTATCAATCGCTCACCCTTAAAGCACAGCGGTATGTCAATGATATTCTGCATCCCGTTCcattgcccttcatggcatgccatcctcttacatttcaccaagataataccCGTCAGTACACGGTGACAGCTTCTACTGTTTGTCaaatcctaccttgaccagcaaggtcgcagtttctctccccaattgagaacgtttggagtattatgggcagggccctcaatTCCAAGCAGCTCGGAGTTTTTACAATccaacacgccagttggacaggatttggcacgacaactcacaggaggacatccaacaactcgatcagtcaatgtcaagccgaataactgtttacaTAGAGACCAGggttggaccaacacgttattgacttgctcagtttgtggaacTCTTTCTTTCgaattaatcatccaatttttctgaaattgtaattatttgtatgtCTGTACCtggacatcacatctaccgattttcgtcacaTTCAGATTATTCCTTTATGGTGCCTccttttttttatcttagagtgtgtTTCAGACAGGCcctagagccggccgtggtggccgagcggttctaagcgcttcagtccggaaccgcgtgactgctacgttcgcaggttcgaatccctgcttcgggtatggctgtgtgtgatgtccttaagttagtttggtttaagtagttctgtgtgctaggggactgatgacctctgatgttaagtcccatagtgctcagagccgtttgaacaggCCCTAGAGGATTCGTATCAGATGACGGTGATGGTCACTTCATGCTGAAGTTGCTTGGTGTGGGACATATTCACCTCAAGAGAAGACCTGTGTGGTCGAACGTTGTCAACAATTAGGATGGAATAATCACATTCAAGGTGCAATGTTCAGCATGTCATCTCTCCAGATCTGCTCAGTCGCAGTTCCACGTTGAGGGCACGTATACACATATCACTCCGTATGCAGCCACTGCCTATTATCAAAACACTCATTTCACGGATTCTTGGTGAATTATAATGGCTTCCACGCCTTCTTTACTCTCTTCATTAACTATAACTCGCCCTTGAAGTGTTTTACACGGAACTGTGTAGCCCAGTGTATATTATGGTAAATACTGTGGTGAACTGCTGCCAATTCTGAACTCGAGGCAAGTTTCCCAGATAGCGATAGACACTTTATTCTAACACACAGTAATAAAAACAAGGCACACTCATTGTTCAATGGCAAAT is a window from the Schistocerca americana isolate TAMUIC-IGC-003095 chromosome X, iqSchAmer2.1, whole genome shotgun sequence genome containing:
- the LOC124556779 gene encoding pro-neuropeptide Y-like; this encodes MSLVRVVVIALVVLAATAPLSEPLPAGADAGQQRPERPPMFTSPEELRNYLTQLSDFYASLGRPRFGKRGSAAAAAFRAASRLPLPPPDAYEQLFQYDE